CGCGGTGTCCACCTATAGCCAGAAGTTTTATACTTTCAAATCTTTTCCAATAGGGACTTTTGTGGTTAACATGCTCGGATGCCTTTTGATGGGCGTGCTTATTTCACTCCTTGCGCGTGCTGATAGCAGTGTAAAGTATCTATTGATTACCGGCTTTTGTGGTGGCTTCACCACCTTTTCTGCATTTTCGGCCGAAAACGCTTCGCTTTGGCAGAACGGCAACTATTTTATAGTGCTGTCCTACATTCTGCTGAGCGTCTTTATCGGTATTGGAGCAGTTTACACGGGCATGCAGATTGTAAAATTATAATTTTCACCTTGAATGTGAGGTTCTTAAATGATTTTTTAAAAAATAGTTTGGTCAGTATATAAAACGTTTTTATATTTGCACCACTGAAAACGGAAACGTTTTCAAAAGGAGGAATGGCAGAGCGGTCGATTGCGGCAGTCTTGAAAACTGTTGACTGTAACAGGTCCCGGGGTTCGAATCCCTGTTCCTCCGCTTACATTAAAAACCTACTGATTTTTCAGTAGGTTTTTTTTGTATTCAAGCTAAGAAACCGACTGGCTTTCTGTGCTGCTTCTGGTGTTCTGCCCTGTTGTGATTTTCTAAAACAGCGTGGGCGGCATCTTTGAGGCTTCGAGGTTTAGGGCAACTAATGCTGGATCATGCGTAGGGTAGGTGAACAGTTCGATCGGTTCATCATTCAGAAAACGGTTTGCCATCTCCGCATCTAAGCAAACCGGCATCCGCGACTTTGAATTGTGAATAACCGACATCAGCTTATTTGCGGCCGTTGTTACCACACCAAAACCGATCTCGTAGTTGTTCCAAACGTTATAGAAGCCCGCAATATAGAAGGTGTTTTCGCCTTTCAAATGCATCCGGTGCTTAATCTTGAGAGCCGTTTTTTTTCCGGGGTCGCTCACGTGCATCCAGTCGTAGAAGCCGGCCACCGGTATCACACAGCGGTTATGCTCGTACTCACGGTATAACGTACCGGCTTTTTCGGCGGTAAGGTTGATGCCCTGAGCCGGGCGGTCTTTTTGTATCTCCTTTATTAAACCCCATGTTCCGTGCGTTATTTTTCTTCCGTGGTGATCGAGCACGATGGGCAGTGCAGGCCTGTCGAAAGCATTCACTTCATTGGCGAAAAAATAGTTTCCTTCGGCGATTTCTGCTTCAAGCTGCTGCGAAACTTTCTCAATTGAAATTCCGTAATTATCTACACGGTTGCACATAAAGTTGTTTTAAGAATCAAATATATTAAATGTTAATTCATCATGCCTAATCTCACGATAGACGTCATTCTCCGGCTCTTCGAACGGCTTGATTTTTGTAAAAAAATCAGAGCTGCACTTGCAGAATTAAGTTTCTCCACGCTTTTCCGAAGGTAACGGAGGCTTTTATATTTTCAAAGTTTTTTTAATCTTAAATTTTCGCATCATGGCTCTGGAACAGTACCGCAATAAAAGATCTGAACATAAAACACCCGAACCATTTGGCGGCAAACCTTCAGGAAAGGAACTTAAATTTGTCGTACAGAAGCATCACGCTTCACATCTTCATTACGATTTCCGGCTCGAAATGGATGGGGTGCTCAAAAGTTGGGCGGTACCGAAAGGGCCGTCGCTCGATCCGAAGGTCAAACGTCTGGCGATGATGGTTGAGGATCATCCTTATGATTACCGCAACTTCGAGGGCTCGATTCCGAAGGGACAGTATGGAGGTGGAACCGTAATTGTGTGGGATGAAGGCACCTACGAACATGACGATGCATCCGAAAGTGTTAAGAAACAGGAAAAATCGCTGCTTGCAGATTTGAAGTCGGGTAAACTTAAGTTCCGGCTCAACGGGCATAAGCTCAAAGGCGAATTTGCACTTGTAAAAGCCTACGGACGCGGAGAAGATAGCTGGCTGCTCATGAAACTTAATGACGAATTTGCAACTGCTGAAGACATTACTTTAATGGATGAGTCCGTTATTTCAAATAAAACAATCGACGAAATGGCCGAAGCACCGGATAAAATTTATGGCCAGAAATCCGAGAAAAAAAAACCTGCAATTTCAAAAAAAGCTACTCCGAAAAAGTCCGCGAAAACAAAGAATGCACAAATCGCAGAAGTAATAGAAGAACCCACGGCAGATATCTCCAAAATTTTAAAGGCCGCACCTCAACAGAAATTTTACACCAGCGTTGAACCTATGCTCGCAACCCTCGTTGATCAGCCTTTCGACAGTGACGAATGGATTTACGAGGTGAAATGGGACGGTTACCGCGCTGTAGCGTTCATGAATGAAGGCGAAGTGGAAATGAAATCGCGCAACGATAAGAGTTTCAATGAAAAGTTCTATCCGATTTACGACGAGCTTAAAAAGATGAATATTAACGCAATCCTCGATGGTGAAGTAGTGGTACTGGGAACTGAGGGCAAGGCTAACTTTGGCGCGTTACAAAACTGGCGCAGCGAATCGGATGGCGACCTCGTTTTTTATGTGTTCGATCTCCTGTGGTATGAAGGCAAAGATCTGAAGTCACTACCACTCACAACCCGCAAGCAGATTCTGGATGAAATTCTGCCTAAAAGTGAAACCGTAATGAAAAGTGAAGTTTTCGAAACTTCAGGCATTGAGTTTCTCGAAGCCGCCAAAAAGATGGATCTCGAAGGCATCATGGCCAAACGAAAAGACAGTCGCTACCACATAAAAAACCGCACAAAAGACTGGCTCAAGATTAAAGCCAACAAACGCCAGGAAGTCGTGATCGGCGGTTATACGCTCAACGATGATTCACGGAAACTCTTCAGCAGCCTTCTGGTAGGCGTTTACGAGGGTACGAAATTAGTTTATACGGGCAAAGTTGGGACAGGTTTTAATGCAAAATGCCAGCGCGAGATGATGGATATGTTCGCCCCGCTTGTTACTGATAAACCTCCGTTCGATAAAGAACCCGACGTCAACAAACCTTCACGTTTCCGTCCGGATCCACCTCACGCCACAGTCACATGGCTTAAACCCAAACTTCTTTGCGAAGTGAGTTTTACTGAATTGACGACCGACGGCATCATGCGGCATCCGTCATTCCAGGGAATGCGCACCGATAAAAGCGCCAAAACCGTAACACTCGAGACCGAGCAGCCCGTTGCAGAAATTGTAAAAGACGACACCATGATTATATCCACCCGAAAAAAAGCCGACCGTAAGACGCTTCTTAATCCCAAGGATAAAAGCCAGGTAAAAAAAGTGAATGGGCATGAGCTTAAATTCACCAACCTCGACAAGATTTTCTGGCCCGACGAAAAGCTCACAAAGCGCGACCTCATCAACTATTATTATCAGGTTGCGCCTTATATTTTACCTTACCTCAAAGGCCGTCCACAGAGTATGAACCGGTATCCGGACGGTATTGAAGGTGAAAGTTTCTATTTTAAAGATGTTACAGGCAAGGCGCCGGACTGGGCAGAAACGCTTGGCTATGTGAGTGAATCAGACGGTCGCGAAAGACGCTATCTGGTCGGCAAAGATGAAGCAACGTTACTCTTTATGGCCAACCTAGGCTGCATTGAAATGAATCCGTGGAACAGCACCATTAAAAAACCCGATCATCCGACATTCTGCATTATCGATCTCGATCCTGACGAGAATACTTTCGATCAGGTCATCGAAACTGCTCAGGTTACAAAACAGTTACTCGACAGCATGGGAGCGCCTTCCTACTGCAAGACGAGCGGCTCCACCGGGCTGCATATTTATATTCCGCTCGGGAACAAATATACCTACGAGCAGTCGAAAGAATTTGCAAGGGCGTTGGTAACACTTGTCCATCAGGAACTGCCTGAAATTACAAGTATCGAGCGCATCATAAAGAAGCGTAAAGGCAAGATGTATCTTGATTTCCTCCAGAACCGTCCGCACGCCACCATTGCCGCTGCCTATTCGGTAAGGCCTAAACCGGGCGCTACGGTATCGATGCCGCTGCATTGGGATGAGGTGAAAAAAGGTCTTAAAATGAAAGATTTTACGATGCAGAATGCACTCGAACGCATCAAAAGTGAAGGCGATATCTTCAAACCGGTTCTCGGCAAAGGCATTGATCTCGAAAAAGTGCTGCGTAAATTTGAAGAGAGCAGAAAATGATACCGCAGATTTTAAACTTAAATATAAACTCAGAACAATTTAAGCTTTCATCCAAACTAAAAAAGGATCCTACGTGATCCTTTTTTTATGGCTGGCCTCCACCCATTCTTCGCGGGTACATTTAGGGCATTTACCCGCCGGCCCCGGCTGTTTCTCTTCAGTGTACGCACAGAAAATGCACGAATAGTAAGCGCTTTTGTCAATTTTCGTGACCGGATTCTGCAGTGAACCCAGCATAATAGAAAGTCCGGGTTTTATATTTTCATCAGAATAAAAAAATACACTCAGGCCACCAGAAGTCTCTGCGATAGCGGTTTCTACCTGACCCAACTGGGAAACGCCGCGCAGCCGGAGTTCAGCGAAAAATTCATCACTGCCAAGGTTTTCTTTTTTAAAACTGTCGAGTACAAACACGCCTTCCTCAATCAGACAGGCGGCTTTACCTTCAACGAGGTCCTCAAATTTTTTAGATTTGCCCAGAAAGTAGGTGAGGCCGGCATACAGCGCAACAATGATGATAAAGACGAGCAGTGAGAAAATAATACCGACTTCCTTATAAAACATCGGGTCGCCCGCCGCAGATCCGAGGCCGATAATCACTACCAGCTCGAACACCGAAAGTTGTTTTACACCTCTTTTCCCGAGAAACCTAAGCCCGAGGATAATGATAAGGAACATCACGACGGTGCGGATGGCCACTTCGGGTAAAAAAGACCAGTCTTCGGCTCCGTAAATTATGGCGGACCAGTCAATGGCAAGAATCGTTTTCATTTTCGCAATGGTTTCGCCACCTATAGCCAAAAGGGTGCCTACATGCTGACTCTGCCTCGCTACTGAACCTTTGAAGTATTACTGGCGTTGTTTTTTAAGAAATGAAATTAAAAATCTCCTGAAACGGAAATTCAGAAGACTTTTAAAACTGATAGAGGTTATCGTGCTAAAAGGTTTATTTTTTAATGAACTTCACGGTTTGTGGCTGCGTTTCTTTACCTGAAAATTCGATCAGGTAAGCGGCTGGCAGAAGTTCCGAGACCTGAATTTTTTCCGATTTCATATCTGAAGTTTTAATGAGTTTTCCGTCACGATTATAAATTCTTGCTTGGGTATATTTTGAAACATCACCACTGAACTGTATGGTTTCACGGGCGGGATTCGGGAATATTTTAATTTTGGCTCTAGCGGCCTGGCTTGCGGTGTTTAAAAACACATCACTTAGCACCTGTGCGCTCTCAGAGCTCTGGTTAATACCCAATAAAGGCACACTGATGTTTGCGCTGGTATAGGTGAGAAGCGGAAATTTGCGCGTATTGTTGTAATACGTGAACGTCGTGTTGGTGATCGTCCCAATCGGGAAAAGGAAAAATGTGTCCACACTCTGATGGAGGTTAAAACTTTGTACCGATTTGATGCGCAATACATTGCCGTACGTATTTGTGCCGACGATCAGTGTACCACTTGCATCTGCAGTGTTGGTGATGGTACCTCTGAACAGACCCGAGGCCAGTGATGAAGTGAAGGTTCCCTGCGCCTGGTCAGTCTCAGTGTATCCGAAACCGGCAGGGTAGGTAATCACCGTTCCGTTGTTGGCCAGGAAGTTCAGGGTAACGTCGGATGCCGTAAGTCCGGTTATTTCGAGTTTGGTGGCCGTCTGTCTGTACAGGATGGTGTTTCCGGCTGCAGTCATTTTAATGGTCGAACCGGGAAATGCGAGCAGTTCGGTGGCGGTAGGCGCCGCATAGCTGGTCGTTGTCAGGGTGCCCTGGGTAAGACTTCCGTTGGAGAATGTAACACCCGCGCCGGTGGCCGAATTATCTACCGTTCCGTTAACAGTGAAATAACCTGCACTTTCGCCGATAATGGGGTCGTGAAATGCTTTTGTGATGACGGTTTGCGCAGACAGCGCGCTACCGCATGCGATCAGGATAAATAGATTTTTTTTCATCGTAGTGTGTTTTAACAAAGATAGAAAAAAACTCAATTATATTCCGCAGTTGATTGATAATGAGCGCTTCATCCGAAATCATCATACGCTGCTACGCAGCATAAATTTCAGATTTGGAGCTTGATGTGTGGCCCGCACGTTGTTAAGAGAATATTACAGAATCATACTCAGCTGCACTCTTTTCCGCGCCTCATCCACTTCCGTCACTCTTACCTGAACATGCTGGTGGAGTTTCACCACTTCATTTACGTCCGATACAAAACCTTCTTTAAGTTGGGAGATGTGCACGAGTCCGCTTTCTTTAATACCAAGGTCCACAAAACAGCCAAATGCTGTAATGTTATTCACGATTCCGGGCAGAATCATTCCGGTTTTGAGGTCTTTAATGCTTTTAACGCCAGGATCAAACTCAAAGACTTTGGCGGCTTTGCGCGGATCGAGGCCGGGTTTTTCAAGTTCTTTAAGGATATCTTTGATGCCCAAAATCCCGATGGTTTCAGTGACATATTTTTCAGCATTGATTGCCGCGATTTTTTCTTTGTTTGCGATGAGGTCAACGGTTTTAAGTCCGAGGTCTTTGGCCATTTTCTCAACAGTCGGATAGGCTTCGGGATGAACGGCAGAATTATCCAGCGGATTTTTGCCGTTCGCAATCCTTACAAAAGCCGCTGCCTGCTGGAAGGCTTTTTCACCGAGTCTCGGCACTTTTTTGAGCTGTTTGCGGTCCTCAAATGCGCCGTTTTCGGTACGGAAATTCACGATGTTTTCTGCCATTTTCTCGCCAATGCCCGAAACATAACTCAGCAGGGATTTACTGGCCGTGTTGAGGTTAATGCCCACCGAATTCACACAGCTCATCACGGTGGAGTCGAGTTCGTTTTTCAACTGGGTCTGGTCTACGTCATGCTGATACTGTCCAACACCGATGGATTTCGCATCGATCTTCACGAGCTCGGCTAACGGATCAGAAAGCCGTCTCCCAATTGAAATGGCCCCGCGGACCGTGACATCAAACGAGGGGAATTCATCTCTTGCAATCTTGCTTGCGGAATATACTGAGGCGCCGGCTTCTGACACCACAAAAACCTGAGGCGGTTTATCGAACGCAATTTTTTTGATGAAAAATTCAGTTTCGCGGCTGGCGGTACCGTTTCCGATCGAGATCGCCTGAATGTTGTACGCATTCACCATCGACCTTATTTTCTTCATCGCCATTCCGGTTTCGTTTTGTGGCGCGTGCGGGTAAAGGGTTTCGTTGTGCAGCAGATCGCCTTTTTCGTCTAAGCACACTATTTTGCAGCCGCTGCGGTAGCCCGGATCTATCGCCAGAATCCTTTTTTCGCCCAACGGTGGTGCCAGAAGCAACTGTCTGAGATTGTCGGAAAAGATGGTGATGGCTTTTGCATCGGCTTTCTCTTTGGCTTCTTGCAGCGTTTCGTTGGAGATCGCGGGTTCGAGCAGCCTTTTGTAGCTGTCTTTAATGGCGAGTGAAATCTGCTCTGCGCATTCATTCCTTGATTTAATGACGGCCTGTTCGATGAGGTCAATGGCTTCGTCTTTATCAATTTCTATTTTGGTTTTCACAAAACCTTCGGTCTCGGCTCTTAGCATGGCAAGAAGGCGGTGCGACGGAATCCTGTTGAGGCTTTCTTCCCACTCAAAATACTGGGAGTATTTCTGTGCGGCTTCATCCTCTTTTTTGGCTTTTACCACTTTGGAGCTGATCATGGCCTTTCGTTGAAAGAGCCGTCTGAGGTTTTTCCTCACATAGCCATTTTCATTGATCCATTCAGCCATAATATCGCGTGCGCCCTGAAGCGCTTCCTCTTCGGCAGCAACGTCATCATTCAGATACTTCGCGGCCAAAGACTCTAGGTCATTTGCTTTCTGGCTCATGATGATCTTTGCTAGAGGCTCGAGGCCTTTTTCTTTCGCGGTGTCGGCTTTGGTTTTGCGGCGTTTTTTAAAGGGAAGGTAAAGGTCTTCGAGTTCCTGAAGGTCAAAACTGCTATCAATCCGCTGCTTAAGTTCCGGCGTGAGCGCGTCCTGTTCCGTAATGGATTTAAGAATGCTTTCCTTTCTTTTGCTGAGTTCCTCAAACTGAGTATTAAGTTTTGCAATCTGCTCAATCTGCACTTCATCCAGGTTTCCGGTGGCATCTTTGCGGTAGCGGGAAATAAACGGAATGGTGCAGTCTTCACCCAATAATTTAAGCGTTGCGTGAATACTTTTATCGGAAATTTGAAGGGATTGCTGGATAAAACCGGTCGCGGTCATAGAATATTTTTAAGACCGCTAAAATAGGGAGAATAATTGAGTGACCGGAGTGATTTGGCTGAAGTATGTAAGCGCAAAAGTGTGTTAGCGAGCCCGAATTAGATCTCGCTTAACGAAAATGGTGCGTTCTGGTATTCAGGGTTTCTTTCACTATTTTTTTAAACCTGGCTCTTTTACAACCTGATCTTATCAAAGATCTGCCGCGGTGAAGTGCGGTCGGAAATTGTGATGAGTTTTACGTTTTCGGGGAGCACGTTTTCTGTAAGGTTCTGCAGAAAGACGCTGGATTTTTCGCCAAAAAGACTCAAATCTACGATCACCGCGCGCAGGTTTGCCATCGTGCAGATATTAAATACACTTTGCGTTTCGGACGGTTTTACCACCTCAAATTTCTTTTGAGTAAGAAAATTGCTGATCGTGGATAGCGGGTGGATTTTATTGTCGAGGATAAGGATTTTACTTTTCATAAGTCATTTTCAGAGACTTATACAAGAATAGTGCAAAAATGAATCGGGGTTTAAAAAAGCGCGGGTTAAACAAACGGTGACCAAAGTGCGAACTCGCTTAATTCTGTAATGAATAATATTTTTCTGGCATTGCTGAAACGCCATTCTTCTGAATATCCGGTGATTGCGGGCGACTTTAGTCAGCATCTTTTACAAACATCACAAATTCGTTCTGTGTGGCCGACTCGCGCTGATGCAGATTTCCGTTAAGATTCTCAACACGCGACAGAATATTTTTTAATCCGTAACCTGTGGAGCTTTGTATTTTCCTGTAGAAATCATACTTTTTGCCGTTGTCTGTGTACGTAATGATGTTATGGTTTTTCGTAGTACTGAGTGTTATCTTAATATTCTTCGAGCCACCGTGTACGCAGCTGTTTGTGATAAATTCGCGCAGAATAAGAAGAACGTCGTAAGAAGACTGCTTAGAAAACTCAATAAACCCGAAGTGATGCAGTTCGTAAACAAACCCGTACCGCGTACTGCTTTTGCGCAGGAAATCTTCTACGGAGGCAATAAAACCGCTATTGTACAAAAGCGGAGGCATCAGGTTATAGGTAATCTGTCTTATCAGCTGTTTTGTATCCTTTAATTCCTCGTCAATCTCACTGATCACTCCCAAAACCTCAGGATCTTTAAGCCGGTTTTTTAACATGCCGAAGTAAATACTGATGGATACCAAATTTCCAATCACGGTGTCGTGCAGTTCTGATGAAATTCTGGCCCGTTCTTCTTTTTCTTTATTCAGGATAGCCCTCATCCGCAGGAAGGTCTCGCTTTTCTTCAATTTATACAGCCTGCGCTGGTAAAATAAGGCAAGCAGGATAACGGCAACAGCCAACAAAGCCATTGTTG
This window of the Flavobacteriaceae bacterium 3519-10 genome carries:
- a CDS encoding CrcB-like protein; this translates as MKNLVYIFIGGGLGSVLRFAVSTYSQKFYTFKSFPIGTFVVNMLGCLLMGVLISLLARADSSVKYLLITGFCGGFTTFSAFSAENASLWQNGNYFIVLSYILLSVFIGIGAVYTGMQIVKL
- a CDS encoding ATP-dependent DNA ligase, coding for MALEQYRNKRSEHKTPEPFGGKPSGKELKFVVQKHHASHLHYDFRLEMDGVLKSWAVPKGPSLDPKVKRLAMMVEDHPYDYRNFEGSIPKGQYGGGTVIVWDEGTYEHDDASESVKKQEKSLLADLKSGKLKFRLNGHKLKGEFALVKAYGRGEDSWLLMKLNDEFATAEDITLMDESVISNKTIDEMAEAPDKIYGQKSEKKKPAISKKATPKKSAKTKNAQIAEVIEEPTADISKILKAAPQQKFYTSVEPMLATLVDQPFDSDEWIYEVKWDGYRAVAFMNEGEVEMKSRNDKSFNEKFYPIYDELKKMNINAILDGEVVVLGTEGKANFGALQNWRSESDGDLVFYVFDLLWYEGKDLKSLPLTTRKQILDEILPKSETVMKSEVFETSGIEFLEAAKKMDLEGIMAKRKDSRYHIKNRTKDWLKIKANKRQEVVIGGYTLNDDSRKLFSSLLVGVYEGTKLVYTGKVGTGFNAKCQREMMDMFAPLVTDKPPFDKEPDVNKPSRFRPDPPHATVTWLKPKLLCEVSFTELTTDGIMRHPSFQGMRTDKSAKTVTLETEQPVAEIVKDDTMIISTRKKADRKTLLNPKDKSQVKKVNGHELKFTNLDKIFWPDEKLTKRDLINYYYQVAPYILPYLKGRPQSMNRYPDGIEGESFYFKDVTGKAPDWAETLGYVSESDGRERRYLVGKDEATLLFMANLGCIEMNPWNSTIKKPDHPTFCIIDLDPDENTFDQVIETAQVTKQLLDSMGAPSYCKTSGSTGLHIYIPLGNKYTYEQSKEFARALVTLVHQELPEITSIERIIKKRKGKMYLDFLQNRPHATIAAAYSVRPKPGATVSMPLHWDEVKKGLKMKDFTMQNALERIKSEGDIFKPVLGKGIDLEKVLRKFEESRK
- a CDS encoding putative RNA binding protein with S1 RNA-binding domain → MTATGFIQQSLQISDKSIHATLKLLGEDCTIPFISRYRKDATGNLDEVQIEQIAKLNTQFEELSKRKESILKSITEQDALTPELKQRIDSSFDLQELEDLYLPFKKRRKTKADTAKEKGLEPLAKIIMSQKANDLESLAAKYLNDDVAAEEEALQGARDIMAEWINENGYVRKNLRRLFQRKAMISSKVVKAKKEDEAAQKYSQYFEWEESLNRIPSHRLLAMLRAETEGFVKTKIEIDKDEAIDLIEQAVIKSRNECAEQISLAIKDSYKRLLEPAISNETLQEAKEKADAKAITIFSDNLRQLLLAPPLGEKRILAIDPGYRSGCKIVCLDEKGDLLHNETLYPHAPQNETGMAMKKIRSMVNAYNIQAISIGNGTASRETEFFIKKIAFDKPPQVFVVSEAGASVYSASKIARDEFPSFDVTVRGAISIGRRLSDPLAELVKIDAKSIGVGQYQHDVDQTQLKNELDSTVMSCVNSVGINLNTASKSLLSYVSGIGEKMAENIVNFRTENGAFEDRKQLKKVPRLGEKAFQQAAAFVRIANGKNPLDNSAVHPEAYPTVEKMAKDLGLKTVDLIANKEKIAAINAEKYVTETIGILGIKDILKELEKPGLDPRKAAKVFEFDPGVKSIKDLKTGMILPGIVNNITAFGCFVDLGIKESGLVHISQLKEGFVSDVNEVVKLHQHVQVRVTEVDEARKRVQLSMIL
- a CDS encoding two-component system sensor histidine kinase, with translation MEKYSDLKLFFWLGTATMALLAVAVILLALFYQRRLYKLKKSETFLRMRAILNKEKEERARISSELHDTVIGNLVSISIYFGMLKNRLKDPEVLGVISEIDEELKDTKQLIRQITYNLMPPLLYNSGFIASVEDFLRKSSTRYGFVYELHHFGFIEFSKQSSYDVLLILREFITNSCVHGGSKNIKITLSTTKNHNIITYTDNGKKYDFYRKIQSSTGYGLKNILSRVENLNGNLHQRESATQNEFVMFVKDAD